GTATAAAGCCAAACCACCAAGGTATCTGCCCCGACGACTGGCGCCTGCTCACCTACGATGATTTCGTTGTCATTCTCAATTCCAACGGCAACAACCATGGCATCGAGGGAGTCCGTTCCACCTTCGGCTTCGGCGGTTACAACACCACTGGGTATAGCCTTGTGGGCGCGGGGTATAACTGGAATTATGGATTTAAGAATATAGGTGAAGCGGTGTATTGGTTCTATCCAGAAGAAGATGCAGATTCTCCAGCAACAAAGGCTTCGGACTCCTTTACGGGGCAGTCCTTAAATAGTTTTGCGAAATATTCAACGAAAAAGATAAATGGTTTTTCCGTCCGTTGTGTTAAGTCAAAATAAAATTTATAAGTAAGATTACAAAATGAACATGAAAAAAATAAAGAAATCCGCCAAGAAGTCCACCAAGAACAACTACCGTATTGAGGCTCTTGAACCTCGTCTGATGATGAGCGCCGACCCAGTCATTGATGTGGACGATCTCAGTAACCTTTCTACGCAATTCGAGACAATTTCGGATAGAGTATTTGACGAAACGACTTCTTTGTTCAATACGTTTTGCGTGATTGACGCGGAACTGGATAACCTTAATATTGTAGACAGGGTAAATAACGGCGTCAATTCGATCAAGGACCTTGTCGAGGATTCGCTCGCTACCGCCAAAGGAACTCTTCAAAACCTTCTTGGTGAGGCTTCAACCTATATAAAGGGCGAAGTAGATAATTTCAATGATAATATTGCTGCACAGGCAGAAAACACACAAAGTGCTATAACGCAAATAAGCCTCAAAGATTTTGCCACGAAGTACTTAAAGGATTTCGTTAATGCTCACCCTGAATATAAAGATTTCACGTTTAACTATACAGACTCAAAACTTGTCGTGGAATATGACCTTGAGACAGTTAAAGAAATTGGGAGCCTCGAGATTATCGCCGGAGGTGAGACCTTCAATTTGACTGGCGATGGAACAAACCTTGCCGTCAATGCAAGTATAAGTGCCGAAATAGAGCTGGATGCGGATGTATCTGGTACAATGCTGGACAATGTTAGCGATATTGGCTCACCGACCGTTGCCGCAAAAAGCCTTGATGTTTCGATTGCCAACCTCGGCCTGAATGCAGAATTCCTCGGGTTTGGGATAACTGAAGTAGATAACGATTCCACGCCGGATCTAAAAATCAGCTATAATGCGGAGCAGGAAACCCCGTCGGCTTCCGTTGATGTTGATTTGGAGTTTAGCCTGTCTCCTGCAAATGCAGATAGTCTCCCCTTTATGTTCAAAGAAGGGGAAATGCTTAAAATATCCAAGGTTGGGACGGATTTCGAACTGAAAATTCCGGATATCGTAAAAAATGAAAGCTTTACTCTTGCGGATTTTGCCGGATCGCTGAAAAATATAGAACTTGATAAGCTCCCCTTCCTGAAATCCCATGCAAGCGAATTGAAAAATGCCTTGGATAAGATAACGGAACTTGAAAATTATTGGGCGAAAGTTTCCATGGCCTTCGGTGGTGCCGTTGAAAAAGTCGAAGGGGAAACGGATGCCTTCCAGCTAAAAATCAACCAGCTGGCCTCGTGGCTTGGAAAGTTTGTCGGTGACAAAGCCGACGAAATGAAGGAAAATGTAAAGCAAATAAGCCTAGCGACGCTCAATGGAGGAAATGTTGGCTCTTTGGTGAATGTGTTCGATGGCGTTACTGACTTTACAAGTGCGACCGATACCCTTGGGTTGAAGACAGGAGACAATACCTTGAGGCTTTTCCTGACTGCAAATTCGGGAACCCTTGAAAAGCTCAATCTGAACTTGATTGAACTCGAAGATTTGCTCATGGAAGCGACAATTGAGCTCGATGTGACCATAAATGTCAGTTCCGAAGGCAAGGTGAGTTTCGGGTCTGTTGCTGTCGGTGACTTTACAGCCTCAATTACTAAAAAAGAATCGGTGACCAAGGAGTTGGATTTAGGGCTTTTTACGGCGTCCATTGAAAATCTCAAAGCCAAGTACCAAATCAAAGTTGACTCCGCTAATGGTTCAAAGGTGACAAGCACGCTTGAATTATCCTGTGGACAACTATCTCTCAAGTCTGGCTCGATCGATATTTTTGGACCGGTAGCAGACCAGAATATTTCGTACAACTTTAGCGAAGACATCTGGATTTTCCCAGAAGCAATCAAAAAATATACCAGCCTTACGGGTGATACCTTGGTGAACCAGGTCGCTATTTACCTGGATACCGTGCAGACGGCGCTCCGTGGCTTGATCGAGAAGAATGTGAAACTGGACTTCTTGGGCGGTTCGACAGATACGATTGTCAATATTGTAGATAAAGTCGAAAAAGTCGTGTTCGGTGAAAAGGGTCTTGACAGTCTAGGTAAAATAGATGATTCTTTGGTGAAGGTTGGTTTGCTGAAGTATGTGGACGGAGCCTATACAAAGAACTTTGCCGATTTTGCGGATTTTCAGAAGGTATTCAATTACTCTTGGGCTCATTTTGTTCTGGGGAAGGACCTTAATCAAATAGAGACTGTCCTAAAATCGACCGATATGGAAATCCAAAAATCTCTAGACTTTCTTGATATAGAGTTCATGGATAAAAATGGTAAAGAGCTTGTCCAGAAAATTGAATCCGATGTCGAGGAGGAAGTTGCGGCTGAAGTTGCTGATGCTACTGAAGTTGCACTCCTCGATCATTGTAAACTGACATTTAATTTGGGCTTCAACTTAGCCAAGGTCTTTGACCTGAACTTTGAGAATACATTGAAAAGCGATGGCCTAGTGGGCGTGTCTACGAACGGTTTTGCGACGGCAAGCGGGAATGCCGGTATGAGCTTTACCCTAGACATTCACTTTAGCTCCGAGACCATCGGTGAAGATACCGAGCTGCCTGCAAGTATAGAAAGGGAGAATAGTTCCTATTCGATTTTCTCCCTGCCTGAGGAATATACACTGGACAGTGAATTGACATTCAATGTCATCAACAAGAACGGTAAATCGAAACTCGCTACCATCAAAGGCCAGGAGAAATACGGGATTTCTGGCACGTCGACATGGACTGTGATTCCTGAAGGGACATCCGGCAAAAATGTCAAAATTTTCGCGACATCTTCAAAAGACCGCTTGCTTGTCACTAATGATGCCAAATTTGATTTGGAAAGAGGTAAAGATGTGAACGCCTTCTCGGAACTTCGTCTTACTAGCTCGAATCTGCAGACGACCTTCCTTGCAGAAAATGTTTCGGAAGATGGAAAAATAAAAATCTACGTCAGCAAGCAAGATCCTAGTGCTTCGCCGACATCTGCAGGGAATCCTGTCGAGATTGAAATAGACTTGGCCGAGATTATGGGCGGGGATTTTTATAAGGAAATCTTGTGGGAGAGTGATTTGAAGGGCCGGCTCAATGAGTTCTTCTCGCTGCAAAAGTCGGACGGCATTCCCCTTTTGGAGGTTAAGGACTCTATTATTGGTAGCGGCCGTTCCGTCATGAACACTTTTGGCCTCTATGTAGTGGATTCTACATATAATAGTGATACTAAAAAATACTCGATCCGGTTTGGCTGCGACCCGAAACGTTTGCAAGATTATGTGCAGGGCGACAATGGCGACCCCAGCGGACTTTATTATGAACTTTGCGATGCCGAGGGTTCTAATGTCACCTATATGCGCATTTCCGGTGAAATCAAGCCGAATGCCACCTTGGGCGAGGCTGGTATTTTAATTGGAAAGGATACCTTTTTCCCAACCGAAATGGTGTATACCTTATACGAAACAGCAACGGAAAGAGATAATGTCCTCAGTGATTTTAGAAAAAATCATCCTATCTTGGAATCAGTATTGACGTATACTTCATTTGATGTGGAGGATGCCAATGATGCTAGCAAAACAAAATATGGCGTTTCGGTTTCTGGAACAGATGTGACTATCAGTAATAGCGTTGCCCAGTTGGTCATTTCCAAAACGGAGGGCGCTTCAACGACTTCGGACACGTATATTGTTAATACCGAGAACAGTCATAACCTTTCAAGCCTTGCAAATGCAATCAGGGATGCCTATGTATCTGGAATCAAGGATGTTCAGGTCATTGACAGTAAACTTGTGTTTACAACTGATGTGGATGTGACCGTAACCCTGGAGGGGACTCCATTAGACGCCGAGAAGGGTGATTTTAAGATAAAGGGGCATGATCCCATCGATTTCCAGGACCTCAAGAAGGGCACTGAAGAGCTAACCCTTGATGACTCTACGACTATATACGATATCGTAGCGGCTGTTAATCAGGAGTTGGATGGCAGTGACGTTTCTCTGTATTATAACGATACTAAAGGCAATGCCCTGGACCACTTGGAGTTTCGCAGTGCCAATCCGTTTTCCTTAGAAAATATCGGTGCCAGTACGGTACTGCAGGGGCTCGGGTTCGTGGCTGGCGAAGCCCGTGCAGATAGTAATGGCGAGTATAGGATTGTGGGCGCCACGCTTACGGGACCTGACTGGTCGAAGCTTTTCTCGTTGGAATCTATAGAAGATGCTAAAATCAAGTTGAGCGCAGATGCGACGTTCCAAATCGGTGCGGATATCAGTTTCTTCAAGGATCCTGTAGCGTCTGGAGATAACTATAAGATTACCCTTTCTGAAGAATCTGCCCAGTATCCGATTGATGAAGGCGGCCTCTTGATGGTGGGCTCCGACTATTATCGTGTACTGGGTGTGGAGTCGGAAGAAGTTTCCGGAAAAACGTACAAAGTTATTATCGTATCAAAAGGTGCCGTAAATGCTGAAGGGTCGGACTTTGTGGCCACGAAGGATAGCGTTGCCACCTATGTGGCTAGCGCAAATGCGAGCGTCGGCTTCTTGGGTGTAGATGCCGCTGTTGACGGCAGTATTAGGGTCTCCGCAGAAATGAATCTCAAGAAGGATTCTGTGGCCACTGAGACTTCTTCGGATAAGGATGCTATTACAGGCAATATCCTCGGGTTTGACTATGAAATGACATTCGATGTGACATCCGCCGATACAGAAGAGGAAACCGATGCGGATGTACCTAAGTTTGAGCTAATGGCATGGAGCTCAATTGGCGACAAAACATATAAAGTAGCAAGCGGCGATGTATCGTTGCGAAAACCTGTAGATGGTGTTCCTATTTCCCCTTCTACCACTGTAGGTCCCTACGCTGTTACGTCAAGTTTTAATTTAGATGATGGCTTTTCACAAATGGTGGGGGATCTGAAGAGTATTTCCGTTGAACAGATATTTACGGTTCTGGAAAATGTCATTAAGCGCGTTACGGATATTCTCGATAAAACGAATGATGTGAAGATACCCGTCATAAACAAGTCGGTGGGTGACCTCGTGAATGTGGCCAATGACCTTCGCGATATCGTGAGAAAATTGCGTCAGGAGAAGGTGACAAACTTCCAGCAGCTGGTGAAACTGCTCAAGGCGCAGCTTGAAGATTTCGGGCTTACTGCTTATGAGGGTGCAAGCGGCGCTGTGAAGGATTTGATAGGGCTTGATGTTGTCCCTGTTGAGGAAGGTGGGATTACCAAGTATCAGCTTGCCATTGACTTCAACATCGATAAGGGTTTCAAGGATTCTTACGAGTTCAACTTCGGTAATGGAACTGTTGGAGTAAATGGCAGTGCTGCCCTTGAAGTACAAGGAGACTTCTGGTTTACCTTGGGGGCAAAAATTAACCTGAATTCTACGAGCATAGATCTTTCGCTTGAAAACGCTATTCAGTTCGGCGCCAATGTCGAAATTCTGGGCGATAAGCTCAGCTTCAACCTCGGGGTGGATGGCCTAAGCGATTCTGCTGCGGGCGCGTTCCTCAAGAACCTCATTACCGTAGGGGCCAAGGACAATACGGCGTACGTGTACGGCAAGGCCGAACTGCTTGGGTCGTATGGTAATAGTGGTTTATCTGTCACTAGCTTTGATGCTTTGCATACTCCCTTTAATTTCGCCCTTCCGGCGGTAGTACTAGGCAAACTCCCGGTGAGCGTATGCGGCGTGGACATGGGCGAGATAAAGCTCGGCGAATGGGATGGCTCTGTAAATTGCCCCGATTCTGCAGATGAAGCGAAAAATGACCTGACTTCCATATTCGATGATTTCAAAAATGCCTGGTTGGCAACAGCCAATGGTTCGGGTGATGCTGCTAGCCTGACGACAGCGAGAAACGATTTGAATGCGAAGGCCATTATCATTGAAAAGGGTACTTTTGCTGAATCCTCCAGCAAGTCAAACTTTGATTTCGACCTTTATACCGGTCCCAAAGATGAAACTCCCGATTCCGGCACCTTAGTAGCCGATGTTTCCGGTGTGTACGACAAGATTATCGAGTACTCCAACTTTGGTACCATGGACTGGTTTGAAAAAATCAAGCTGGTCGTGGGCGCTCTCAACAACATGCTCGATTCGCTCGAGGGGAACCTTAACGGCAACCTTGCCAGCACCATGAAATCGATGCCGGTTATTGGCGATGCCCTTTCGAACGGAGTTGACTTCTTGAGTGTGCTCAAGAAGAAGGTTCTGGAACCGCTTTCGAACTACCTGTATGAATCGACTGGCCTTACCGCCGAACTTCTCGCTCAAAAACTGGATTCTCTGTTCTCTGGCTATTTTGATGAGGAAACTTTCGCATTGTTGCCCCCGGTGGATAATAATGACCTTTGGAAACGTTCAAAGCAAGGCACCTGGTACCGTTCTGGGGATGGTTTTGCCGAGTGGTACTTGAACCTTGGGCAGGTCTATTCGCTGGGCCGTAATATCGATTTGAACCTTGGGCTACCAGGCCTAGGCCTCGAGACCAATGGCGGTGTAAGCATTTCGCTTGATTGGAACCTGCAGTTCGGTTTTGGTGTCTCACAAGAGAAGGGGTTCTATTTTATTTTTGATGATGGTAACGAACTCGATGTGACTGCGCAGGCGAGCCTTAATGGCAAGGTCATCGGCAAACTGGCTGGCCTCGGGCTTGAATTGGACGCCTCCGATGCTGATGCGGCGAAAATAAAACTTTCGCTCGGTGTTGACCTCGGTGGAAATGGGGGGAAGGCTGATGTAGGCAACGGGCTTTTGCTCGATGAAACTGAGAAAGCTGCCTATGATGCCAAGTCTAATGAATCCGAGAAAAAAGAGTACTTGGAAAACCTTAGGGCTGATGCTGCCCGTGAATTGAAGAATCTCAGTACCGTCAATGTTGCCCAAGCCATATCAATGCCTGTGTTCAGCTATGATGCGAGCGTGAACCTCAATCTCGGCCTTATGGTGGGTATTGCTAGTGACCTCAAGATTTCGGATGAAAGTACGCCCAAGTTCCCGAACATTACAGGAATGTTTGTGTTCAGTTGGGCATATGGTAGTGCATCAGAATCTACTGATAATGCTATCCAACGACTTGGATTCCAGAATTTGGAATTTGATATGGGCTCGTTTATTGGCGGCGTATTGGGTCCCATTGTTTCTAAAATCCAGAAGGTGGTAGAACCTTTGGAACCGCTTATCGAGTTCCTCACCACGCCGTTCCCAGTTCTTGACGATTTGGGTATAGAAATTACACCACTTGACCTCGCGAAGAAATTCGGTAATGCAAAATCGTTTGATGACAGCATGGTCTATGCCATCAAGGATCTCATTGCCATGAGCAAGAAAATTTCTGCGGCAAAGGGAAAGAGCCTGAAACTGAGTTTGGGTAATTTTGATTTGATAGGTGGAGATGGCGACTATTTTGATGCTTTGGATGTCTTAAATGGCTATAAATCAAAAGATTCTTTAAATTCGTCTATAGCTGATTATGCGCCTTCGTTAAATACTGCACCAGACAGTAAAAATTCCATCAATAATCAAGCCAATTCTATGATGGCTGCAAATGGCTTCAATAAGTCGGAAAAAGATGGCAAAAGCGATTGGACGTTCATTTGGGATGAACCGTCAAAAATCTTCCAGTTGCTGCTGGGTAATGATGTGCCTCTTGTTGAATACGATATGCCGGCTTTGAGGTTTGACTTCAACTGGGATACCTTTGTCCGTATCTGGGGACCGTTGGGTGTGCGCCTGGGTGTTTCGTTCAATGCGTCTATCGACCTTGCCTTTGGCTACGATACTCTGGGTATTCGCCAATGGGTGGGTGGCGGCTACAAGGATTTCGGCTCACTTCTGAACGGCTTCTACGTGAACGACCTCGACAAGAATGGTAATGACATCAATGAACTTTCGTTCTATGGCGGTGTAAAGGCTTCTGCAGAACTCAATGCAGGTGTAAGTGCTGGTGTTGGCGGTGGCGTCGGTATCGATGTCGGGTTCAACCTGTACGACCCCAACAAGGATGGCGAAATTCGCTTGAACGAAATCGCGACCTTGTTCAAGGAAGAGGGCCTGTTCGGGTTCTTTGATGTGAATGGTAAGATTACGGCGAAGCTGTATGCGTATGTTGACCTGTGGCTCACCAAGAAGGAATGGAATATTACAGACGATATAACGCTGTTCAGCTTCGAATACACGCATAGTACACCCCCTGTCATGGCGTCTGAAGCCAATGGCGACGTGGTAGCGAACATTGGCCCGAATTC
Above is a window of Fibrobacter sp. UWH4 DNA encoding:
- a CDS encoding FISUMP domain-containing protein yields the protein IKPNHQGICPDDWRLLTYDDFVVILNSNGNNHGIEGVRSTFGFGGYNTTGYSLVGAGYNWNYGFKNIGEAVYWFYPEEDADSPATKASDSFTGQSLNSFAKYSTKKINGFSVRCVKSK